A window of the Lactuca sativa cultivar Salinas chromosome 7, Lsat_Salinas_v11, whole genome shotgun sequence genome harbors these coding sequences:
- the LOC111913744 gene encoding epidermis-specific secreted glycoprotein EP1 has translation MAYPKSFYASSLLLLLSFQLLSTISEAVVPASDTFTYINEGDFGDYVVEYDADYRTLPPFSNPFQLCFYNTTPNAFTLALRMGTVRSESLMRWVWEANRGNPVRENATLTFGTDGNLLLADSDGRIAWQTNTANKGVVGFQLLPTGNMVLHDGKGNFIWQSFDSPTDTLLVGQSLRAGGVSKLVSRASAANNIDGPYSVIMEPKQLAMYYTSPNSPRPMLYWTSVEWFNVDVATVTNGSLINLTLTSVPDTDEGFLYYLTFLYYITNPPSGWNRNMAYSRYNNTLSYLRLGIDGNLRFYTYNSNVQGVAWELVYTFLDRNSIEGECQLPERCGKFGLCENSECVACPTSNGLSGWSKDCEAKVTSCKASDFAYYKLEGVDHFMIKYTRGDGGRKQSDCESKCTKDCKCMGYFYHTQGSRCWIAYDLKTLTRVGNSTHLAYIKAPKK, from the coding sequence ATGGCTTATCCCAAATCTTTCTATGCATCTTCCCTTCTACTTTTGCTCAGCTTTCAACTACTTTCCACCATTTCTGAAGCTGTAGTGCCTGCTTCAGACACCTTCACGTACATAAACGAAGGTGATTTTGGAGATTATGTGGTCGAGTACGATGCAGATTATCGTACTCTTCCCCCTTTTAGTAACCCATTCCAGCTTTGTTTCTACAACACCACCCCTAACGCATTCACTCTGGCTCTACGTATGGGTACTGTCCGATCGGAGTCCCTCATGCGTTGGGTTTGGGAAGCTAACCGGGGGAACCCTGTTCGTGAGAACGCCACCCTCACCTTCGGTACAGATGGAAACCTTCTCCTGGCGGATTCGGATGGCCGGATTGCCTGGCAAACTAATACCGCCAACAAAGGTGTCGTCGGTTTTCAGTTACTCCCCACCGGCAACATGGTTCTTCATGATGGCAAGGGGAATTTCATATGGCAAAGTTTCGACTCCCCAACTGATACTCTTTTGGTAGGTCAATCTCTCAGAGCTGGTGGTGTCAGTAAGCTGGTGAGTCGGGCTTCTGCTGCGAACAACATCGATGGACCATATAGCGTGATCATGGAGCCTAAACAGCTAGCCATGTATTACACGAGCCCCAACTCGCCTCGCCCAATGCTTTATTGGACCTCTGTCGAATGGTTCAATGTTGACGTTGCTACTGTCACCAATGGTAGTTTGATAAACTTAACCCTTACTTCTGTCCCAGATACTGATGAGGGTTTTCTTTATTACTTAACTTTCCTGTATTACATCACAAACCCTCCCTCCGGTTGGAATCGCAACATGGCCTATTCAAGATACAACAACACGTTGTCCTACCTTCGACTAGGCATAGATGGAAACCTTAGATTCTACACGTATAACTCGAACGTACAAGGCGTGGCCTGGGAACTGGTCTACACGTTTCTTGACCGAAACTCCATTGAAGGAGAATGCCAGTTGCCAGAGCGATGTGGGAAGTTTGGGCTATGTGAGAATAGCGAATGTGTCGCATGCCCAACGTCAAACGGACTAAGTGGATGGAGCAAAGATTGTGAGGCAAAAGTGACATCTTGTAAAGCTAGCGACTTTGCTTACTACAAGCTTGAAGGTGTTGACCATTTTATGATTAAGTACACAAGGGGAGATGGTGGAAGGAAGCAAAGCGACTGCGAGAGCAAATGCACCAAGGACTGTAAGTGCATGGGCTATTTCTATCATACACAAGGATCGAGGTGCTGGATTGCTTACGATTTGAAAACATTAACAAGAGTTGGAAACTCGACACATTTGGCATACATCAAAGCACCCAAGAAGTAG